The following proteins come from a genomic window of Fibrobacter sp.:
- a CDS encoding NlpC/P60 family protein, whose product MHLLLILCLGLMACTFPVRTGYDRSIGDYKPASQATSAATSAQPKASESEQKTEQAAKQATTATNSNLAKPDSLQKQAKTNSNAKVREAAKQKEIARAAPKKRSSLEDVVKPWMGTKYKLGGTSKSGIDCSGYVMQIYKEYYGIALDHHAETIYKDGRGSSVGRGSLKEGDLIFFGDFWGISHVGIYLNGDRFTHASTSRGVMISPMNDKYWSPKYKGARRFK is encoded by the coding sequence ATGCACCTGCTGCTGATACTTTGCCTCGGCCTCATGGCCTGCACATTCCCTGTCCGTACTGGATACGACAGGAGTATCGGCGACTACAAGCCTGCATCGCAAGCAACTTCCGCAGCAACATCTGCCCAACCCAAAGCAAGTGAATCCGAGCAAAAAACGGAACAGGCAGCAAAGCAGGCCACCACTGCAACAAATTCAAACCTAGCTAAGCCAGACTCCTTACAAAAGCAGGCAAAGACGAATTCCAACGCCAAGGTCCGCGAGGCCGCCAAGCAAAAGGAAATCGCAAGAGCCGCTCCTAAGAAGCGTTCTTCCCTGGAAGATGTTGTCAAGCCCTGGATGGGAACCAAGTATAAGTTGGGCGGAACAAGCAAGTCGGGCATAGACTGTTCCGGTTATGTAATGCAGATTTACAAGGAATACTACGGCATCGCCCTGGATCACCATGCCGAAACCATTTACAAAGATGGCCGAGGAAGTTCCGTTGGCAGGGGCAGCCTAAAGGAAGGCGACTTGATTTTCTTTGGAGATTTTTGGGGCATTAGCCACGTGGGTATTTACTTGAACGGAGATCGATTCACCCACGCCAGCACCAGCCGCGGCGTCATGATTTCTCCCATGAACGATAAATATTGGAGCCCCAAGTACAAGGGCGCCCGACGTTTTAAATAA
- a CDS encoding prephenate dehydratase: MKKIAFQGRKGAYSDCAAHYLFGDDIETLPKDTFEEIYQAIETGEADGGAIPIENSTAGSIEANYDLLYKWRHRIVGEVMLRIEHTLCVMPGVKQEDLKRVYSHPQALAQCSKFFAENPQIQAVPAFDTAGSAEELAARGARDEGAIASAYAAKIYNLDILKAGLENLRGTNFTRFYGIQKTPMDFAESENAKTTILFELAAAQEVGSLYNALGCFAKRGLNLTRCESRPHPDKPWGYIFHVSFEANMKDENAQAALAELKKYTNFIYILGTFKKGVVETLKY, translated from the coding sequence ATGAAGAAAATTGCATTCCAAGGCCGTAAGGGCGCATACAGCGATTGCGCCGCACATTATCTTTTTGGCGACGACATCGAAACTCTGCCCAAGGATACTTTCGAAGAAATTTACCAGGCTATTGAAACTGGCGAAGCAGACGGCGGTGCAATTCCTATTGAGAACTCTACTGCAGGTTCCATCGAAGCAAACTACGATTTGCTGTACAAATGGCGTCACCGCATTGTAGGCGAAGTCATGCTCCGCATCGAGCACACCCTTTGCGTTATGCCCGGCGTCAAGCAAGAAGATCTTAAACGCGTTTACAGCCACCCGCAGGCACTTGCCCAGTGCTCCAAGTTTTTTGCGGAGAACCCGCAGATCCAGGCAGTTCCTGCATTTGACACCGCAGGCTCTGCTGAAGAGCTGGCCGCCCGCGGTGCCCGCGACGAAGGCGCCATCGCAAGCGCATATGCGGCCAAGATTTACAACCTGGACATTCTGAAGGCAGGTCTCGAAAATCTCCGTGGCACCAACTTCACACGCTTCTACGGAATCCAGAAAACTCCTATGGATTTCGCCGAATCTGAAAACGCCAAGACCACCATTCTATTTGAGTTGGCCGCCGCACAGGAAGTCGGTTCCCTGTATAACGCCTTGGGATGTTTCGCCAAGCGCGGTCTCAACTTGACCCGTTGCGAAAGCCGCCCCCATCCGGATAAGCCCTGGGGCTACATCTTCCACGTTTCCTTCGAAGCCAACATGAAGGATGAAAACGCACAGGCCGCACTTGCTGAGTTGAAGAAGTACACCAACTTCATCTACATCCTGGGCACCTTCAAGAAAGGCGTGGTAGAAACGCTGAAATATTAA